A genomic segment from Desulfurispirillum indicum S5 encodes:
- a CDS encoding class I SAM-dependent methyltransferase, producing MMNPLPVHHRPLLQATDWEDYQLLDCGNGMKYEKWGDVRLVRPDPQVLWQGTQGGQWSTYDGWYHRSASGGGTWEFTRKLPASWEIRYQDYRFRVRPTDFKHTGLFPEQAANWSWFGPIIRQSQRPFSLLNLFGYTGAASIVAAKSGAAVCHVDAAKGMVQWCRENASLNGLQEAPIRYIVDDCIKFVQREIRRGSTYDAIIMDPPSYGRGKSGETWKLEKHLWELLELCAAALAPNARFLLINSYTTGISPTVLANMLQDILGKRRGAITCGEIGLPVVSDGKTLPCGIYCRWENL from the coding sequence ATGATGAACCCCCTGCCCGTTCACCATCGCCCCTTGCTGCAGGCCACAGACTGGGAAGATTACCAGCTCCTTGACTGTGGCAATGGCATGAAATATGAGAAGTGGGGGGATGTGCGCCTGGTGCGCCCCGATCCCCAGGTACTGTGGCAGGGCACTCAGGGTGGTCAGTGGAGCACCTACGATGGGTGGTACCATCGCAGTGCCAGCGGTGGTGGCACGTGGGAATTTACCCGAAAGCTGCCGGCATCCTGGGAGATTCGCTACCAGGACTACCGCTTCCGCGTCCGGCCTACCGACTTCAAGCACACCGGCCTTTTCCCCGAACAGGCGGCAAACTGGAGCTGGTTTGGCCCCATCATCCGTCAGTCGCAGCGCCCCTTTTCCCTGCTCAACCTCTTCGGCTATACCGGTGCGGCCAGTATTGTGGCAGCCAAATCTGGCGCCGCAGTATGCCATGTGGATGCCGCCAAGGGAATGGTACAGTGGTGTCGGGAGAATGCCAGCCTGAACGGCCTGCAGGAAGCGCCGATCCGCTACATTGTGGATGACTGCATCAAGTTTGTGCAGCGGGAGATCCGACGTGGAAGCACCTACGACGCCATCATCATGGATCCACCATCCTACGGACGGGGCAAGAGCGGCGAAACCTGGAAACTGGAAAAGCACCTCTGGGAACTGCTGGAACTGTGCGCAGCTGCCCTGGCCCCCAACGCGCGCTTCCTGCTGATTAATTCCTACACCACCGGCATCTCCCCAACGGTTCTCGCCAATATGCTGCAGGATATTCTCGGGAAACGCCGTGGCGCCATCACCTGCGGCGAAATCGGCCTGCCCGTGGTCAGCGATGGCAAAACCCTGCCCTGTGGGATATACTGCCGCTGGGAGAACCTTTGA
- the prmC gene encoding peptide chain release factor N(5)-glutamine methyltransferase: METPEIWTLQRLLLWSTTYLEKKGVNAARYSAETLLAKVCDYQRRLDIYLHFDRPCTPEELQSFKHLLQRRTGGEPLAYITGEQNFLGLDFQVGPGVLIPRFDTETIAMEAVARLRLPCAPQQPAILDLCCGSGVLGITVAHMAGKPCQLTLADIDPAALEYAQRNASRHLGAGAWHVLPSDLFGAIRGTFDLILCNPPYLDQAHLSEREDEVRHEPLHALDGGRDGLDFYRALARGFRHHLNPGGRMLLEAGYDQHQSLASLFGDTLEKPLFDEAKRFRGAVITPSETP, translated from the coding sequence GTGGAAACACCTGAGATCTGGACCCTGCAGCGCCTGCTGCTGTGGAGTACGACGTACCTGGAAAAAAAAGGGGTGAATGCGGCGCGCTACAGTGCGGAAACACTGCTGGCAAAAGTCTGTGACTACCAGAGGCGCCTCGATATTTACCTGCACTTTGACCGGCCCTGCACCCCAGAAGAGCTGCAGAGCTTCAAGCACTTGCTGCAGCGCCGCACCGGTGGCGAACCCCTGGCCTATATTACCGGCGAACAGAACTTCCTGGGGCTGGACTTTCAGGTGGGCCCCGGAGTGCTGATTCCACGCTTTGACACGGAAACCATTGCCATGGAAGCCGTGGCCCGTCTACGCCTGCCTTGCGCACCGCAACAGCCAGCCATTCTCGACCTATGCTGTGGCAGCGGTGTCCTGGGCATCACCGTGGCCCATATGGCTGGCAAACCCTGTCAGCTCACCCTGGCAGATATAGACCCCGCTGCTCTGGAGTACGCCCAGCGCAACGCCAGCCGTCACCTTGGCGCAGGTGCCTGGCATGTTCTTCCTTCAGACCTCTTTGGCGCCATTAGGGGCACCTTTGATCTCATCCTGTGCAACCCCCCATACCTTGACCAGGCCCATCTGTCTGAGCGTGAAGACGAAGTGCGCCACGAACCCCTCCATGCCCTAGACGGCGGCCGGGATGGACTGGACTTCTACCGCGCTTTGGCCAGAGGCTTTCGACACCACCTCAATCCTGGAGGACGCATGCTGCTTGAAGCAGGCTACGACCAACACCAATCCCTTGCCAGCCTCTTTGGAGATACCCTGGAAAAACCGCTTTTTGACGAGGCCAAACGGTTTCGCGGAGCAGTCATCACCCCATCGGAGACACCATGA
- the prfA gene encoding peptide chain release factor 1, whose protein sequence is MLEKLQDIEDRYELLSAELSHPGATADTQRLQQATRELSELREVVEAFQQFKTVRRELADNQEMLTSEKDRELREMIQQEIQSLRHQEQQLEDTLTELLLPRDPNDTKNIILEIRAGTGGEEAALFATDLFRMYSRYADERGWKVEVLSVNETGNGGFREIISMIEGRNVYSRLKFESGTHRVQRVPQTESSGRIHTSAVTVAVLPEAEEVDIDINPADLRIDVYRSSGAGGQHVNTTDSAVRVTHIPTGVSVACQEGRSQHKNKEKALSILRSRLLDHAVQQSDSQRSQDRKLQVGSGDRSERIRTYNFPQGRVTDHRVNLTLHRLEQVLEGDLDEVIDTLTKSARAGELSGNT, encoded by the coding sequence ATGCTCGAAAAACTTCAGGATATTGAAGATCGCTATGAACTGCTCAGCGCCGAGCTTTCCCACCCTGGCGCCACGGCGGATACCCAACGACTGCAACAGGCAACCCGGGAACTGAGCGAGCTGCGCGAAGTGGTGGAAGCCTTCCAGCAGTTCAAAACCGTGCGTCGTGAACTGGCAGATAATCAGGAGATGCTCACCAGTGAAAAGGATCGTGAACTGCGCGAAATGATTCAGCAGGAAATCCAGAGCCTGCGCCACCAGGAACAGCAGCTCGAAGACACCCTGACCGAACTGCTGCTGCCAAGGGACCCCAACGACACCAAGAACATCATTCTGGAAATACGCGCCGGAACCGGCGGCGAGGAGGCTGCCCTGTTCGCGACGGATCTCTTCCGCATGTACTCCCGCTACGCCGATGAGCGTGGCTGGAAAGTGGAAGTGCTCAGTGTCAATGAAACGGGCAATGGCGGTTTCCGCGAGATCATCTCCATGATTGAAGGCCGTAACGTCTATTCGCGCCTGAAATTCGAGTCCGGCACCCACAGGGTTCAGCGGGTTCCCCAGACCGAATCCAGTGGACGCATTCACACTTCAGCGGTCACGGTGGCCGTGCTGCCGGAAGCAGAAGAGGTGGATATCGATATCAACCCCGCCGACCTGCGCATCGATGTCTATCGCTCCAGCGGTGCAGGTGGGCAGCACGTCAACACGACGGACTCTGCCGTGCGGGTCACCCATATCCCTACCGGCGTATCCGTTGCCTGCCAGGAGGGGCGCTCGCAGCACAAAAACAAGGAGAAAGCACTCAGTATTCTGCGTTCGCGTCTGCTGGACCATGCCGTCCAGCAGTCCGACTCCCAGCGCAGCCAGGATCGCAAGCTGCAGGTGGGATCCGGTGACCGCAGCGAGCGCATCCGCACCTATAATTTCCCCCAGGGACGCGTGACCGACCACCGGGTAAACCTGACCCTCCACCGACTGGAACAGGTTCTCGAAGGTGACCTGGATGAGGTCATTGACACCCTGACCAAGAGCGCCCGCGCCGGTGAACTCAGTGGAAACACCTGA
- a CDS encoding CoA-binding protein, translating into MILEHRADMKRLLETTRTIAVVGLSPKEDRASNFVSRYLQREGYRVIPVNPVYEGQLLLGEHCYGSLAQVPEPIDLVDIFQRSENVPPTVEQAITCHAKAIWMQKGIEHREAATAACTAGLAVVMDRCLMVEHAAIFNRQPIH; encoded by the coding sequence ATGATACTGGAACACCGTGCCGATATGAAACGCCTCCTGGAAACAACCCGAACCATCGCCGTCGTAGGGCTCTCGCCCAAGGAGGATCGGGCCTCCAACTTCGTCAGCCGCTACCTGCAGCGGGAGGGATACCGCGTCATCCCCGTCAACCCGGTCTACGAAGGCCAGCTGCTGCTGGGGGAGCACTGCTATGGCTCCCTGGCGCAGGTACCGGAACCCATTGACCTGGTTGATATTTTTCAGCGTTCGGAAAACGTCCCCCCCACGGTTGAACAGGCCATCACCTGCCACGCCAAGGCGATCTGGATGCAAAAGGGCATTGAGCATCGGGAGGCCGCCACAGCAGCTTGTACCGCCGGACTTGCTGTCGTGATGGATCGCTGTCTCATGGTCGAGCATGCCGCCATCTTCAACAGGCAACCGATCCACTGA
- a CDS encoding NAD-dependent epimerase/dehydratase family protein produces the protein MRVLVSGGAGFIGLHLLETLLEQEQHLHVSVLDDFSSGSREQLENLQNRHHQRLRLIEGTVTCPQTCMQACSGQQAIVHLARQSCAPHSLTDPFPSAAIHIQGSLNLFWAAYRQGVGKIVYASSHKVYGDSSAVPLAENSLGKPLTPYGVSRYTCELYAGLMHRQYHIPTVGLRFFNVYGPGQIWGEQGPALVTSLIAHLSQAQEPIIFGNGNQSCDFVYVNDAVSALTAALHRDIPAGEYNVGSGQRFSVNEICEELQTILKRRGLNADIPPRHLPQRPGDMHHGLAHTALAAAELGYSARTSLADGLEKTVQWFVHLPPQKQQSILENFQRTLQTSPRNTP, from the coding sequence ATGAGGGTACTCGTAAGCGGCGGAGCCGGTTTTATCGGCCTGCATCTGCTGGAAACACTGCTTGAGCAAGAGCAGCATCTGCACGTCAGCGTCCTGGATGACTTCTCTTCCGGCAGCCGCGAGCAGCTGGAAAACCTGCAGAACCGCCACCATCAGCGCCTGCGCCTGATCGAGGGCACAGTGACCTGCCCCCAAACCTGCATGCAAGCCTGCTCCGGGCAGCAGGCCATTGTGCACCTGGCCCGGCAGAGCTGCGCCCCCCACAGCCTCACAGATCCTTTCCCCAGCGCTGCCATCCATATCCAGGGAAGTCTCAACCTCTTCTGGGCGGCATATCGCCAGGGAGTGGGTAAAATCGTCTACGCTTCCTCCCACAAGGTATATGGAGACAGTTCTGCGGTTCCCCTGGCGGAGAACTCACTGGGAAAGCCCCTGACACCCTATGGCGTCAGCCGGTACACCTGCGAACTCTATGCCGGCCTGATGCATCGGCAGTACCATATCCCCACCGTGGGCCTGCGCTTCTTCAATGTCTACGGCCCGGGGCAGATCTGGGGTGAGCAGGGCCCGGCGCTGGTGACATCCCTTATCGCGCACCTCTCCCAGGCTCAGGAGCCCATCATTTTCGGCAATGGCAATCAGAGTTGTGACTTTGTCTACGTCAATGATGCCGTCAGCGCTCTCACCGCCGCCCTCCACCGCGACATTCCCGCCGGAGAGTATAATGTCGGCTCCGGACAACGCTTTTCGGTAAATGAAATCTGTGAAGAACTGCAGACCATTCTGAAGCGACGTGGCCTGAACGCGGATATCCCCCCCCGCCACCTGCCGCAGCGACCCGGCGACATGCACCATGGGCTGGCGCACACGGCACTGGCCGCTGCAGAGCTTGGCTACAGTGCCCGGACATCCCTTGCCGATGGTCTGGAGAAGACGGTTCAGTGGTTTGTGCACCTTCCACCGCAAAAGCAGCAATCGATTCTGGAAAACTTTCAACGCACTCTGCAAACTTCTCCAAGGAACACACCATGA
- a CDS encoding RsmE family RNA methyltransferase encodes MAFLIDQALIGQDSCRIEGEDFHHLRRVLRKNIGDPVDILSTGKVRYRGRITAMADDSAAISLSDPIAHETESSLQLTIACAAIKGDAFFDNVRMFCELGAHRIVVFVSENCVVQYDEKRAQRKREKMQRIVNESCKQNLRTCPPAIDPLTTFEQLLSDDQWLPRQKILCYEGAREPIASLSIDTGQPLLLMIGPEGGISQREAQKARMCGIQMVSLGPRILKASTAQVAALSIVQHRFGDIP; translated from the coding sequence ATGGCGTTCCTGATTGACCAGGCACTGATAGGCCAGGACTCCTGCCGCATTGAAGGCGAGGACTTCCACCATCTGCGACGGGTGCTGCGCAAAAATATCGGCGACCCGGTGGATATTCTCTCCACCGGTAAAGTGCGATATCGCGGCAGAATCACCGCCATGGCAGATGACAGCGCCGCAATCTCCCTGAGCGATCCCATTGCCCACGAAACGGAATCATCGCTCCAGCTGACGATCGCCTGCGCGGCGATCAAAGGCGATGCTTTTTTTGACAACGTGCGCATGTTCTGCGAGCTGGGCGCCCACCGCATTGTCGTCTTCGTGTCGGAGAACTGCGTCGTGCAGTACGATGAAAAAAGGGCTCAGCGCAAACGGGAAAAGATGCAGCGCATCGTCAACGAATCCTGCAAGCAGAACCTGCGTACCTGCCCGCCAGCCATTGATCCGCTGACGACCTTTGAGCAGCTGCTCAGTGACGATCAGTGGCTGCCCCGCCAGAAGATCCTCTGCTATGAGGGCGCTCGGGAGCCCATAGCCTCCCTGTCCATTGACACAGGCCAGCCACTGCTGCTCATGATCGGTCCCGAAGGGGGAATCAGTCAGCGGGAAGCGCAAAAAGCCCGCATGTGCGGCATACAGATGGTCAGCCTTGGGCCACGCATACTCAAAGCCAGTACCGCGCAGGTCGCTGCCCTGAGCATAGTGCAGCATCGCTTTGGCGATATCCCATGA